In Rhizobium jaguaris, a single window of DNA contains:
- a CDS encoding FadR/GntR family transcriptional regulator produces the protein MPASGLPENSTYALEKLRGLLGSDNLEPDGKLPTERALSDMFGVSRRAIRRALEVLEAEGRIWRRQGSGTYAGQRPDDWSQHVGSLIAGTNLMEIMEVRLRVEPQLAQLAAMRAKPDDIDRMYELTKKIFASGDADSRELWDGALHRLIAQSAGNQFFLTIFDVINHVRQDEAWQTIRELARNINRTRPVTYAQHVAIIDAIAARDPMKAAEAMRQHLLVLQESLIRVTSLDAQHPQKELADELE, from the coding sequence ATGCCAGCCAGCGGTCTTCCGGAAAATTCGACCTACGCCCTGGAGAAACTCCGGGGTCTGTTGGGCTCTGACAACCTGGAACCAGATGGCAAGCTGCCGACCGAGCGCGCGCTTTCGGATATGTTCGGCGTTAGCCGCCGCGCTATCAGACGGGCCTTGGAAGTGCTGGAAGCGGAAGGCCGCATCTGGCGGCGCCAGGGATCGGGCACCTATGCCGGCCAGCGCCCGGACGACTGGAGCCAGCACGTCGGTTCGCTGATTGCCGGTACCAATCTGATGGAAATCATGGAAGTGCGCCTGCGCGTCGAGCCGCAGCTCGCGCAACTCGCGGCGATGCGCGCCAAGCCCGATGATATCGACCGCATGTACGAGCTGACGAAAAAGATCTTCGCCAGCGGCGATGCAGATAGCCGCGAACTCTGGGACGGTGCACTGCATCGCCTGATCGCACAGAGCGCCGGCAATCAGTTCTTTCTGACGATCTTCGATGTCATCAACCATGTCCGTCAGGACGAGGCATGGCAAACCATTCGCGAATTGGCCCGCAACATCAACAGGACACGCCCGGTAACCTACGCGCAACACGTGGCGATCATCGACGCGATCGCGGCCCGCGATCCAATGAAAGCCGCCGAAGCCATGCGCCAGCATCTGCTGGTGCTGCAGGAAAGCCTGATTCGCGTCACCTCGCTCGACGCTCAGCATCCACAGAAAGAACTGGCTGACGAGTTGGAATGA
- a CDS encoding M81 family metallopeptidase: MRIAVGGIHIECSTYNPVLNEEKDFRVVRGEELTAAPYFAFLKDYDAEFLPTIHARAIAGGPVARHTYEAFKAEFLERLKPLLPLDGLYLAMHGAMYVEGMEDAEGDWISSARELVGYDCTVSASYDLHGNVTQRIIDALDMYSTYRTAPHIDVEETMRRAVTMLTESLKTGVKPILLWAPIPVVLPGERTSTVDEPAKSLYDLLPGIDAIDGVWDASLMVGYVWADEPRATAAAIMTGTDRSVLEREAKLLAQAYWDVRKDFVFGCETGTIEECVAKAIASPTTPAVLAESGDNPTGGGVGDRADVLAELIAKGASGVVFAGIADKAATEACYAAGVGARLELAVGASLDTKGSKPVTAEFTVKFLLKADDAADHQAVVSVGGIDLVLSAKRRPYHNIADFTRLGLDPHRAKIVVVKSGYLSPELAPIASPNLMALSPGVVDQFVERLPRLRKQKPTYPFDKDFTFTPEVALSARSAARL; the protein is encoded by the coding sequence ATGCGCATCGCCGTCGGTGGCATTCATATCGAATGCAGCACGTACAACCCCGTCTTAAATGAAGAGAAGGATTTCCGCGTCGTCCGCGGCGAGGAATTGACGGCTGCGCCCTATTTCGCATTTCTCAAAGACTATGACGCCGAATTCCTGCCGACGATCCACGCCAGGGCCATCGCCGGCGGGCCCGTTGCCCGCCACACCTATGAAGCCTTCAAGGCGGAGTTCCTGGAGCGGCTAAAGCCGCTGCTGCCGCTCGACGGTCTCTATCTTGCGATGCATGGCGCGATGTACGTCGAAGGCATGGAGGATGCCGAGGGCGACTGGATCAGCTCTGCCCGCGAACTGGTCGGCTACGACTGCACGGTTTCGGCCAGCTATGACCTGCATGGCAACGTCACGCAGCGCATCATCGATGCCTTGGACATGTATTCCACTTATCGCACCGCGCCGCATATTGACGTCGAGGAAACCATGCGCCGCGCGGTGACGATGCTCACCGAAAGCCTGAAAACCGGCGTAAAGCCGATTCTGCTCTGGGCGCCGATCCCGGTCGTGCTGCCCGGCGAGCGCACCAGCACGGTCGATGAACCCGCAAAGAGCCTCTACGACCTGCTGCCCGGCATCGATGCCATCGACGGTGTCTGGGATGCCTCGCTGATGGTCGGCTATGTCTGGGCCGACGAGCCGCGCGCCACGGCCGCCGCCATCATGACCGGCACGGACCGTTCCGTTCTCGAACGCGAAGCGAAACTGCTGGCGCAGGCCTATTGGGATGTCCGCAAGGATTTCGTCTTCGGCTGCGAGACCGGCACGATCGAGGAGTGCGTCGCCAAGGCAATCGCCAGCCCGACAACGCCTGCGGTGCTCGCGGAATCCGGCGACAACCCGACCGGCGGCGGTGTCGGCGATCGCGCCGACGTCCTGGCGGAACTGATTGCAAAGGGAGCCAGCGGCGTTGTTTTTGCCGGGATCGCCGACAAGGCGGCAACCGAAGCCTGCTACGCCGCCGGCGTTGGCGCCAGACTCGAGCTCGCTGTCGGCGCATCTCTGGACACCAAGGGTAGCAAACCGGTAACCGCCGAGTTCACCGTCAAGTTCCTGTTGAAAGCCGATGACGCCGCGGATCACCAGGCGGTCGTCTCGGTTGGGGGCATCGATCTGGTGCTATCTGCTAAACGTCGCCCGTATCACAATATCGCCGATTTCACGCGCCTCGGCCTTGATCCGCATCGCGCCAAGATCGTCGTCGTGAAGTCCGGCTATCTCTCTCCGGAATTGGCTCCGATCGCCAGTCCGAACCTGATGGCATTGTCGCCCGGCGTCGTCGACCAGTTCGTCGAGCGCCTGCCGCGGCTGCGCAAGCAGAAGCCGACCTATCCTTTCGACAAGGATTTTACCTTCACGCCCGAGGTGGCGCTCTCTGCACGCTCGGCGGCCCGACTCTGA